A stretch of DNA from Gimesia chilikensis:
GAATGGCTCACAGCCTGCGGAGTTGAAGTTCCCGGGGACTGTCCGGTTGAAATCAGCCCGCTGCTCGCTCTTGACGCAGAGGATCTCAAATCGAAAGTTTCCGCGGACCTGACAATCAATGGCCCCCTCTACCTCGGAGAATAACAGCCCGGAGCCAGCCTGAGCTGGCAGGGTTTCGTATCTGGAGAAACGAATATGCTGCATACGGTGGTCATGGCGGGGGGAAGCGGTACGCGTTTCTGGCCCCAGAGTCGCAAAGCGATGCCCAAGCAACTGCTCAGTCTGATCGGCGCGGAGACGATGATCCAGGAGACCGTCGGTCGCTGTCGTCCACTGTCGGAAGCTGAGCAGACCTGGATCGCCACCAATGCGACACTGGCACCGGAAATCCAGCAACAACTTCCCCAGTTGACGGCGGATCATATTCTGGTCGAGCCCGCCCCCCGAAACACAGCCCCCTGTATCGGGCTGGCTGCCATTCATCTGCTGAAACAGGATCCCGAAGCGATCATGCTGGTGGTTTCCTCGGATCATGTGATTCATCCCGCGTCCGGCTTTCAACAGACAATCCAGCATGCAGTCAATCTGGTGAATGCGGAGCCTGAGCGCCTGGTTCTGATTGGAGTCCCCCCGAATGCACCTGCAACCGGGTACGGATATATTCAGACGGGTACGAGAATCAACGAGGAAACAGGGCCGGCGATGCAGGTCGCCGCTTTCAAAGAAAAACCAGATCTGGAAACCGCACAGCAGTATCTCGACAGTGGTGAATTTCTCTGGAACTGTGGCATCTTCGTCTGGAAAGCAAAGACGATAATGGAATCCCTGAAACATCGGGAACCGGTAATGTACGAGGCGTTGAATCGTATTGCAGACGCCATTGATTCTGCTGA
This window harbors:
- a CDS encoding mannose-1-phosphate guanylyltransferase; this translates as MLHTVVMAGGSGTRFWPQSRKAMPKQLLSLIGAETMIQETVGRCRPLSEAEQTWIATNATLAPEIQQQLPQLTADHILVEPAPRNTAPCIGLAAIHLLKQDPEAIMLVVSSDHVIHPASGFQQTIQHAVNLVNAEPERLVLIGVPPNAPATGYGYIQTGTRINEETGPAMQVAAFKEKPDLETAQQYLDSGEFLWNCGIFVWKAKTIMESLKHREPVMYEALNRIADAIDSAEYESVLTAEFSAMNSISIDYAVLEHSKTTLAVVPAEFEWDDVGNWSTLQKYFPSDEQGNTVVGLHCGIETSNCIIRTTDDHLVATFGVSNSLIVHTPDATLIAPRDDEAAIKDLVNALKERGYEQYL